Genomic segment of Panicum virgatum strain AP13 chromosome 2K, P.virgatum_v5, whole genome shotgun sequence:
TTACAATATCTGTAGTTCCAATACAATAAATAATTTTACTTTGCAAAACAGGAAGTGGtatgaaaattttatttatatggTATAGTCACCTTTCTGTAGCATATGCCCAACATCACATAATGTTAGAGTGCAAACAAGTTCATGCTGTTACCTTTACTACTGCCTCACACtatgagagggggggggggtcttaATGCTGTCTTAAATCTCAAGAAAATATCTGAATCATTTGCTATGACTCCCTATTTTCTTGTCTGAAACTTGTGAATGCTTATGAAAACAGGGATTTGGAAATGTGAAGAATATGGAAGGTGGTTACGACGCATGGGTGGAAAATGACCTTGCTGTGAAGAAACCTCAAGCACAAGACGAACTATAGCTGATTCTATTCTCCAGTTATTCTTTTGCTTGATGTGTATTGTTAGTTTGTTGCTATTGTATGGTGGATAAGTTGAATGTAGGATTCAATGAACAAAACATATAGTCTGCTGTGAACATTTAAATTATGTCGAAACTTCTTAACAAGAACATGCTCCTTTACAAACAAGGTGGGAATGAATGAAAGTGGTTACAGCGTGCTAGCTAGAGCTGAAGCTTTGCTACATGTCCATATTTATTGTACAGTAAAAATTATTCTACTTTAAAAACCAAAAACAACTATATGCCATTATTTACAAAGAGGCATATTGTTTAATACATCGTGTAATGGGAAGGATGAAAGTTTGTAGCGCACTTGATAGATAAATTTAAGCACTAGACTTTTCTTTACCTATATGGCTACATatatatttctaaagcatgcaATGCTTCCGCCGGAAATTTTGGTTTAGTCCAGCGCAATAAGAATCGAACAACAACACTATATTCTATCTTAAACGGACTCAATTACAATGAAAATGTCAGAACACAGGAAAATATGTGTCGGAGAAAACCAAtagcagaaagaaaaaaatctgTCGCAACCCGTATGGGACCTTCAACCGTGGCAACATACGGGCGTATTCGCTAGTGATCATATATGACAATAATGCAATATGCAAGAAAAAATAAGGCAAAAACTGCGGTTGAACtattatttataaaaaaatatcaaatgTTGGTTATTATTTTTCTGAAAACCAAGTGTTTGTAGCACGTGCAAAACTGGTATAGCTAGATAAAGATTAACAAAGTATCTACATTAGTATTATGTTCAGAAAAACAACAAATCAGAGTAACTTATATTGTTCAGTTTACATGTACTCAAGCAAAGAGTGGAACACCATGTCTCTCTTATTTGCACGCCAAACTATCAGAGCCACAAACCCACAATAAGAACCTGAATTTATCTGGGCTCTGATGGAGCTATGCCTAGGTGGCGGAGCCAAGGCTGCCGGCGACATCGATGACGAACCGGTAGCGGACGTCGTTCTTCTCGAGCCGCTCCATCGCCGTGTTGACGTAGTCCATCTTGATCACCTCCACCTCCGCGCCGATGCCGTGCTTCCCCGCGAACTCGAGCATGGCCTGGCAGTCCCCGACGCTGCCGACGCTGTTCCCGGCGACGCCCTTCCCGCCGGGCACGATGGCGTACACCGGCAGCTCCAGCGGCTTGTTCGGCACGCCCACGACCACCATCTGCCCCAGCGGCTtcagcagcgccagcagcggTGCGATCGGGTGCCACGCCGACACCGTGTCGATGATGCCGTCCATGGTGCCCGTCGCCGCCTGCTCGTACATATGACATATCAATCAGGAGGAGTGTCCCCGCGTGAGCTACAGAGAGATTCCGATCGGCAGGGAACCGTGTCCAGATCGAAGGACCAGACCTTCATCTGCTCGGCGTCGCGGCTGACCAAGAACTCGTCGGCGCCGAGGTGCTCGACGGCCTCCTGGCGCTTGCTCGGGGACGTGCTGATGACGGTGACCTTCATCCCGAACGCCTTGCCGAACTTGACGGCGACGTGGCCGAGCCCACCGAGCCCCACGACGCCGAGGTGCTTGCCGGGAGCGTTCAGGCCGTGCCGCACCATGGGGCTGTACACGGTCACGCCGGCGCAGAGCAGCGGCGCGGTGCGGTCCAGCGGCAGGCCGTCCGGGACGCGGAGCACGTAGTGCTCGCTCACGACGATGACGTCGGAGAAGCCCCCCttggtggcggcgccgccgtgcgcgcggtCGACGCCGTTGGAGGTGAGCACGACCCCGGCGCAGTAGTTCTCGTTCCCCTTCCCGCAGCTGTCGCAGGAGCGGCATGACCCGACGAAGTAGCCCACGCCCACCGTGTCGCCGGGCTTGAACCtcgtgacgccgccgccgacgccggtcACCACGCCGACGATCTCGTGCCTGCGCGAGCAGACCAGCGGGGAGATCAAAAGGCCGTTGTTTGGATCGGCAACGTTACTGTTCTGGGCTCTAATTAAATCTGCAGCGCGCCGTTTGCGACATCCGGGGATTACCCGGGGACGACGGGGTACATGGCGCTGCCCCAGTAGTTCTTGATGACGTGCAGGTCAGTGTGGCAGATCCCGCAGTAGAGCACCTTGATCGTGACATCGTCGTCCCTCGGAACCCTGAAATTGGGATCAGCAACAAGGATTCCATAAACTGGTACTAGTTCTGTCAAGGAAGCACTCTGAACATTTTTCCCATCCAATTAGTTCTTGAGCCGATACCAAGTTCAGTAAAATCGACAAGGGGGCAGCTAGCTGAAAGCCACAGTCTACCCAACTCTATGTGCGTATTGAATGTTCCTCTGTTTTTCAGGCTTGCTTCAACAAAATATTGTACACTCTTATTACGTACCAAGTACTATGGTTTAGAAATCTGAAACAGTGTGCTAAACTACTCCATGACAATATGACAACTAAAGTAGCTTCAGAAGCTCAGATCATATCTGTCTCCAAAGAAGAATCAAGATTTAGCCATCTCTGCAACTGATAGATGTTTCAAGAACTCGGCAGTTCAGAACTTCAGAAGCACACATGAGCAAGGAAAGCAGAGGGATCAGCAGTGTAACGACAGTGACGAGAGGCCGCAGCCAGGCAACAACTACCTTCTGGAGAAGTTGTAGGGTGAGAGGACACCGGTGGCGTCCCTCGCCGCccagccgagcgccgccgcgccgccttgcTCCTCCATCGTTTGCTCTCGCTTCTCCAcggacgccctcgccctcggcagCCGCACAGCTCTTCTCGAGGGTGACGCTACACTAACTCCGAGCGAGGGAGCATCGGCCCCGGGGGCGAAGGCCACGGGAAGAAATGGGCTGTGGATGATGGCGTGAAAATGATGTGACATCACTGCACCTCTCGCCTCTCGGGGTCCTGTTCTGCCCGTGGGCTTGAGGAGAGCCCGCGTCCGAGAGAGAAGGTCGAGGGGAAGAGGTTtgggattttcaattctgccatGTTCCAAAGAGAACCTCTCTATAGGGATTCTAGCCTGGAGAGAGCTTTTTTTAAGTTGACTGATTGTTGATGCACAACTTCCATTTTCAACAGGGTAAACTGGTAGAGTAGTAGGAATAACTTCTTCTTTGTTTAAGGTAGGAGGAACTTCTTCCATCATAGTCGGACTTTGTTGGTAAGGAAATGGGTAAATTcttgcaaagaaaaaaaaaagagggtgaAAAGCTAAAGAGGGAAGTACTGTATGTATCAAAGAGGAGCGAGGGGTCCAACAGTCCTGACCTTGACAGGTGACAACAAAGCCAAAGCAACAGTGATGCTGTTATGCTCGTGTTGTGATTCACGCCTTGATATTTCTGCTGCTGTGTGGCTCTCCCTGCACTGAAAGCTCCTTCTGATCGATATTGGGTCCGAGGGAGGGTGGTCCCATGGTCTCTGTCAGGTATTGGAGCGCCACCAAATGCGAAAGTGACTTCTCTGACTACTTGAGGTGGGAGCGGTGGCCAGCGTTAGGAGGATCGTTGGCCTGAGTTTTCCGTAAGAAATGGCCAAGGAGACCTATAATGGCAGCCTGCCCTGAATGATTCAAAAGCAAGAAGGAAATTCAACAGATTTTTGGCCTCCTAAAACCAGCAACACATTTTCGAAGCATTCctctttcctattaacatatcAGCAAATGGTAGGGAAGAATGTGCGATCAAATGGAAAAACTCTGAGATTGCTAATCACACATTTGGTGTATGATTTTAGGCACATCTAGGAATCAAACCCGTTGTAATAAGGAGCCATCGATTGAAATGTTAGGTTTTTTGTGTGTAAAGAGGCACGTCAAGCTAGGTTTTGAGGCGTCAATTTGCCCATTTGTCATGTGCAGTCGGTTGGATCCTTTAGGATAGGGTCAGACTGGCCGCCCGCGGCAGTGCGGCAGGCGGCCAGCCGACCAGGCGGGCCCGCGGCACTACGGCAGCGCAGGCGCGCAGCTGCGCAGGCGGCAGGCGTCTCGAG
This window contains:
- the LOC120679008 gene encoding probable cinnamyl alcohol dehydrogenase 8A; the protein is MMEEVPPTLNKEEVIPTTLPVYPVENGSCASTISQLKKSSLQARIPIERFSLEHGRIENPKPLPLDLLSRTRALLKPTGRTGPREARGAVMSHHFHAIIHSPFLPVAFAPGADAPSLGVSVASPSRRAVRLPRARASVEKREQTMEEQGGAAALGWAARDATGVLSPYNFSRRVPRDDDVTIKVLYCGICHTDLHVIKNYWGSAMYPVVPGHEIVGVVTGVGGGVTRFKPGDTVGVGYFVGSCRSCDSCGKGNENYCAGVVLTSNGVDRAHGGAATKGGFSDVIVVSEHYVLRVPDGLPLDRTAPLLCAGVTVYSPMVRHGLNAPGKHLGVVGLGGLGHVAVKFGKAFGMKVTVISTSPSKRQEAVEHLGADEFLVSRDAEQMKAATGTMDGIIDTVSAWHPIAPLLALLKPLGQMVVVGVPNKPLELPVYAIVPGGKGVAGNSVGSVGDCQAMLEFAGKHGIGAEVEVIKMDYVNTAMERLEKNDVRYRFVIDVAGSLGSAT